Proteins encoded in a region of the Acidobacteriota bacterium genome:
- a CDS encoding TIGR04283 family arsenosugar biosynthesis glycosyltransferase: MTISVIIPALNEEAGIARSISSAAREPGVEVIVVDGGSRDETVRVARRLGAETLTVPAGRARQMNAGAEASTGKYLVFLHADTILPPNFASRVRRLLASREVVAGAFRLGIEGRRRSLRWIEKGANWRSRWLQLPYGDQALFVRSRLFFELGGYADLPIMEDYDLVRRLTRRGRVGLAPDAVVTSARRWERLGVVRTTLLNQVMLTGHLLGMSPWKMAALYRRAASFPPVAE, translated from the coding sequence TTGACGATCTCGGTGATCATCCCGGCGCTCAATGAAGAGGCCGGGATCGCCAGGTCCATCTCCAGCGCTGCTCGGGAACCCGGAGTCGAGGTCATCGTCGTCGACGGCGGCAGCCGCGATGAAACGGTGCGGGTGGCGCGCCGCTTGGGCGCCGAGACGTTAACGGTCCCGGCGGGACGAGCCCGCCAAATGAACGCGGGAGCCGAAGCGTCTACGGGCAAATACCTGGTCTTCCTCCATGCAGACACGATTCTTCCGCCGAATTTCGCCAGCCGGGTTCGACGCCTCCTGGCTTCCCGTGAAGTGGTTGCGGGAGCCTTCCGCCTGGGAATCGAGGGCCGCCGACGAAGTCTTCGTTGGATCGAGAAGGGCGCCAACTGGAGATCCCGGTGGCTTCAACTCCCGTATGGCGACCAGGCCCTGTTCGTGCGTTCCCGCCTCTTTTTCGAGTTGGGGGGCTACGCCGATCTGCCGATCATGGAGGACTACGACCTGGTTCGGAGACTGACCCGGCGAGGCCGCGTCGGTTTGGCTCCGGACGCGGTTGTCACCTCGGCAAGGCGATGGGAACGACTCGGTGTCGTCAGAACCACGCTGCTAAACCAAGTCATGCTGACGGGCCATCTCCTGGGCATGTCGCCTTGGAAAATGGCTGCGTTATACCGGCGTGCGGCGTCTTTTCCACCGGTGGCCGAATAA
- a CDS encoding DUF423 domain-containing protein, whose protein sequence is MRFFPALGALFGLVSVAAGAFGSHVLESRLSDEMLEIFELATRYLMVHALVLLLLGALSGRMAPRLGSAAGWGFCSGTILFSGTLYAYSLTGSLGWVMLTPVGGTALLAGWACLLWGCWPRRR, encoded by the coding sequence ATGAGATTCTTTCCCGCTCTCGGAGCACTTTTCGGTCTCGTCAGTGTGGCGGCGGGAGCATTCGGCTCCCATGTCCTGGAATCCAGGCTCTCCGACGAAATGTTGGAGATCTTCGAGTTGGCTACCCGCTACCTCATGGTTCACGCATTGGTCCTGCTCCTGCTGGGCGCCCTCTCGGGCCGCATGGCTCCGAGGCTCGGGTCCGCGGCCGGATGGGGATTCTGTTCCGGAACGATCCTCTTTTCAGGGACGCTCTACGCTTACAGCCTGACCGGGTCTCTCGGGTGGGTGATGCTCACGCCCGTGGGTGGAACCGCTCTGTTGGCCGGATGGGCCTGTCTGCTCTGGGGCTGCTGGCCCCGTCGCCGTTAA
- a CDS encoding 3-dehydroquinate synthase, which yields MRPTARNEMEIVNQSFTLDFDYPVIFTEGVFDPGNPVFSRVVNRLESDRRHRLFLVMDENVSRAHPQLRARIAAYAESRPQELELVCAPVEVPGGEAVKADLRHVLTLVEEMNRVGLDRQSFMVIVGGGAVLDAAGFAASICHRGVRVIRVPSTVLAQSDSGVGVKNGVNLFGKKNFLGAFSPPYAVVNDRSLIETLELRDKIAGIAEAVKVALIRDRPLFEYLEKNAPELSRGEGEPLHYQIRRSAELHLEHIRSSGDPFEFGSARPLDFGHWSAHKLESMTENRLRHGEAVAIGMAVDLAYSVRAGFLKRGILNRVLSLLRNLGLPVWDEAISMTRGGERVVLEGLAEFREHLGGTLHISLIRDIGDSFEVTEMDDGLLLDSMEWLRRSFGKAGAGVVETEIPQAG from the coding sequence ATGAGACCGACTGCCCGAAACGAAATGGAGATCGTCAACCAGAGTTTCACCCTGGATTTCGACTACCCGGTGATCTTCACGGAGGGTGTCTTCGATCCGGGGAATCCGGTCTTCTCGCGGGTGGTGAACCGTCTCGAATCGGACCGGCGCCACCGCCTCTTCCTGGTGATGGACGAGAACGTCTCCCGCGCTCATCCTCAATTGCGCGCCCGTATTGCCGCCTACGCCGAATCCCGTCCTCAGGAACTGGAACTGGTCTGCGCGCCCGTGGAGGTGCCCGGGGGCGAGGCCGTCAAGGCGGATCTCCGCCATGTACTGACCCTGGTGGAGGAGATGAACCGGGTGGGCCTGGACCGCCAGTCCTTCATGGTGATCGTGGGCGGGGGCGCGGTCCTGGACGCCGCCGGATTTGCCGCCTCCATCTGTCACCGGGGGGTCCGGGTCATCCGTGTCCCCAGCACCGTCCTCGCCCAGAGCGATTCCGGAGTGGGGGTCAAGAACGGGGTCAATCTCTTCGGCAAGAAGAACTTTCTGGGCGCCTTCAGCCCCCCCTACGCAGTCGTCAACGACCGTTCCCTGATCGAGACCCTGGAGCTTCGAGACAAGATCGCCGGCATCGCCGAGGCCGTGAAGGTGGCGCTGATCCGGGACCGGCCCCTTTTCGAGTACCTGGAGAAGAACGCCCCGGAACTCTCACGGGGAGAGGGGGAACCTCTGCACTATCAGATTCGGCGCTCTGCGGAGCTCCACCTGGAGCACATTCGCAGTTCCGGCGATCCCTTCGAGTTCGGCAGTGCGAGGCCGCTGGATTTCGGACACTGGTCCGCCCACAAGCTGGAGTCCATGACCGAAAACCGGCTTCGCCACGGAGAGGCGGTCGCCATCGGAATGGCCGTTGACCTGGCCTACTCGGTCCGGGCGGGATTCCTGAAGCGGGGGATCCTGAATCGAGTCCTTTCCTTGCTCCGAAACCTGGGCCTGCCGGTCTGGGACGAGGCCATCTCCATGACACGGGGCGGGGAGAGGGTGGTACTGGAGGGACTGGCCGAATTTCGGGAACACCTGGGCGGAACGCTCCACATCAGCCTGATTCGGGACATCGGCGACAGCTTCGAGGTGACGGAAATGGACGACGGGCTCCTGCTCGATTCCATGGAATGGCTCCGGCGTTCTTTCGGAAAGGCCGGCGCCGGTGTGGTCGAGACTGAAATACCCCAGGCCGGGTGA
- the eboE gene encoding metabolite traffic protein EboE, which produces MQLVPGFHLTYCLNIHPGETWPEVWENLRSYPGAVRNQLCPGRPFAIGPRLSGQAADALARPENLEALQEFLRTEGAYVFTINGFPYGVFHRARVKENVYLPDWRDRVRLEYTNRLARILARLLPEDAALEGSISTVPGAFRAEVRSSGDVRRMAGMMLRSVAYLHRLREQTGKTITLALEPEPCCFLETTDDVVAFFEGHILSQEGLGTLVRESGLTRGQAERVARRHLGICCDACHVAVEFEDPSEVLDRLEAAAIRILKVQISSALRLRFREGDGSPERTLRPFAEETYLHQVVETSGRGVVRYQDLPQALDREADFREHGAGSPGIRKEWRVHFHVPIFLSRMSGFDTTQDDLAALLFRLKSKPACPYLEVETYTWDVLPRRYKTLDTTDAIARELAWARDRLLQ; this is translated from the coding sequence ATGCAACTGGTCCCGGGATTTCATCTGACCTACTGCCTGAACATCCATCCGGGCGAGACCTGGCCCGAGGTCTGGGAGAATCTCAGGTCCTATCCGGGCGCGGTTCGAAATCAGCTTTGTCCGGGCCGGCCCTTCGCCATCGGGCCGCGTCTTTCGGGCCAGGCCGCCGACGCCCTGGCCCGTCCCGAAAACCTGGAGGCGCTTCAGGAGTTCCTGAGAACTGAGGGCGCCTACGTCTTCACCATCAACGGATTTCCCTACGGTGTCTTCCACCGGGCCCGGGTCAAGGAGAACGTCTATCTTCCCGATTGGAGAGACCGGGTCCGCTTGGAGTACACGAACCGTTTGGCCCGGATTCTGGCCCGGTTGCTGCCCGAGGACGCGGCCCTGGAAGGGAGCATCAGCACGGTTCCGGGGGCCTTTCGGGCGGAGGTCCGTTCCTCCGGCGACGTTCGCCGGATGGCCGGGATGATGCTCCGCAGCGTCGCGTACCTCCACCGGCTCCGGGAGCAGACGGGAAAAACCATCACCCTGGCGCTGGAGCCCGAGCCGTGCTGCTTCCTGGAAACGACGGACGACGTGGTGGCCTTTTTCGAGGGCCACATCCTCTCGCAGGAAGGACTCGGGACCCTGGTCCGGGAGTCGGGTCTGACGCGTGGCCAGGCGGAACGAGTCGCGCGGCGGCACCTGGGAATCTGCTGCGACGCCTGTCACGTGGCCGTGGAGTTCGAGGACCCGTCAGAGGTGCTGGATCGACTGGAAGCCGCCGCGATCCGAATCCTGAAGGTTCAAATCAGTTCGGCTCTGCGGCTCCGCTTCCGGGAGGGGGACGGCAGCCCAGAACGGACGCTCCGCCCTTTCGCCGAGGAGACCTACCTGCACCAGGTGGTGGAGACGTCGGGGCGGGGAGTCGTCCGTTACCAGGACCTGCCCCAGGCCCTGGACCGGGAGGCGGATTTCCGGGAACATGGCGCCGGATCGCCCGGCATCCGGAAGGAATGGAGAGTTCATTTCCACGTTCCCATCTTCCTCTCCCGAATGAGCGGTTTCGACACCACCCAGGATGACCTGGCGGCCCTGTTGTTTCGTCTGAAGTCGAAGCCGGCGTGCCCCTACCTGGAGGTGGAGACCTACACCTGGGACGTACTCCCCCGGCGTTACAAGACCCTGGATACGACCGACGCCATCGCCCGCGAGCTGGCCTGGGCGCGGGACAGGCTCCTGCAATGA
- a CDS encoding UbiA family prenyltransferase: MNAEPPRTARRPRWRVYLDLGRVSNLPTVWTNCLAGATLSGAALEMPTLLVLAAALSCFYTGGMFLNDAFDHRYDGKSRASRPIPSGEIGLFEVYALGFGLLVVGQSGIYAVLVLQSGPRLEPLFIGLILGVLIVYYNYRHKTDPYSPVVMAVCRGLIYLIAGSVAAGSPSGLVWAGALVLASYVAGLTCLAAQEDLNRVRALWPALLLLAPMGFGLYAAVWGPSHWALLPVLGFFLFWTLWSGSFLSARQRNVPRAVTGLIAGISLVDGILIAAVSSETVGLVLALAGLLLTRALQRFVPGT; the protein is encoded by the coding sequence ATGAACGCGGAACCGCCGCGCACGGCCCGCAGACCCCGCTGGCGCGTCTACCTGGACCTGGGGCGGGTGTCCAATCTGCCCACCGTCTGGACCAACTGCCTGGCGGGAGCTACTCTCTCCGGCGCGGCTTTGGAGATGCCCACCTTGCTGGTCCTGGCGGCCGCACTCTCCTGCTTCTACACCGGGGGCATGTTCCTCAACGATGCCTTCGACCACCGGTATGACGGGAAGTCACGTGCGAGCCGGCCCATTCCATCCGGAGAGATCGGCCTGTTCGAGGTCTACGCCCTGGGCTTCGGGTTGCTGGTTGTGGGCCAATCGGGAATCTACGCGGTCTTGGTGCTGCAGTCCGGTCCCCGCCTGGAGCCCCTGTTCATCGGGTTGATCCTCGGCGTCCTGATCGTCTACTACAACTACCGGCACAAGACCGATCCCTACAGTCCCGTGGTGATGGCCGTCTGCCGCGGACTGATCTACCTGATCGCCGGCTCCGTGGCGGCCGGTTCACCCTCCGGCCTGGTCTGGGCCGGTGCTCTGGTGCTGGCGAGCTACGTCGCCGGGTTGACCTGTCTGGCTGCCCAGGAAGACCTGAACCGGGTGAGGGCGCTGTGGCCGGCTCTCCTGCTCCTGGCCCCCATGGGGTTCGGCCTGTACGCGGCCGTGTGGGGCCCGTCCCACTGGGCGTTGCTGCCGGTGCTGGGTTTCTTCCTGTTCTGGACGCTGTGGTCGGGGTCGTTTCTCTCGGCGCGTCAGCGAAACGTTCCCCGGGCCGTCACCGGTCTCATCGCCGGCATCTCTTTGGTGGACGGGATCCTCATTGCGGCCGTCTCTTCGGAAACGGTCGGCCTCGTACTTGCTCTGGCGGGTCTTCTCTTGACCCGGGCGCTGCAGAGATTCGTCCCCGGAACCTGA
- the ehuD gene encoding ectoine/hydroxyectoine ABC transporter permease subunit EhuD, giving the protein MIFDWGFALEILPALLQAALVTLQCTLVGMSLALVLGLAWALMRRSSRRILAWPATWIVEFVRSTPLLVQVYFLFYVLPEFGISWSPFVTGALGLGLHYSAYTAEVYRAGIDNVPSGQWEAARALNLGWMETWKSVILPQAVPPMVPALGNYLVGMFKETPILAAITVQELLQTAKLIGAESFRYLEPLTLVGLLFLLVSLSSAQLIGWLESRTARVAS; this is encoded by the coding sequence GTGATCTTCGACTGGGGATTCGCCCTGGAGATCCTGCCCGCCCTGCTTCAAGCCGCCCTGGTGACGCTCCAATGCACACTGGTGGGCATGAGCCTGGCGCTGGTGCTGGGTCTGGCCTGGGCCCTGATGCGCCGGTCTTCCCGCCGCATTCTGGCTTGGCCGGCCACGTGGATCGTGGAGTTCGTCCGCAGCACGCCGCTGCTGGTGCAGGTCTATTTCCTCTTTTACGTCCTGCCGGAGTTCGGTATCTCCTGGTCGCCCTTCGTCACCGGCGCCCTGGGCCTGGGCCTCCACTACAGCGCCTATACCGCCGAGGTCTACCGGGCCGGCATCGACAACGTCCCATCCGGCCAGTGGGAAGCCGCCCGGGCCCTGAACCTGGGCTGGATGGAGACCTGGAAGTCGGTCATCCTGCCCCAGGCTGTGCCTCCCATGGTTCCGGCCCTGGGCAATTACCTGGTGGGCATGTTCAAGGAGACCCCCATCCTGGCTGCCATTACGGTTCAGGAACTGCTCCAGACGGCCAAGCTCATCGGCGCCGAGAGTTTCCGATACCTGGAGCCCCTGACTCTGGTGGGCCTCCTCTTCCTGCTGGTCAGCCTCTCCTCGGCGCAACTGATCGGGTGGCTGGAATCCCGGACGGCAAGGGTCGCTTCCTGA
- the ehuC gene encoding ectoine/hydroxyectoine ABC transporter permease subunit EhuC, whose protein sequence is MLPPLDLLPSLLTGLLVTLQITAGAAVVALASSFLAGLGRLSGRKSVRGFSRLYVDVFRGTSALVQLFWAFFALPLLGIRLEAVTVGILVLGLNLGSYGSEIVRSAIRNVSRSQYDAARALNLSRGQTLWRIILPQAALRMIPPFGNLFIELLKGTALVSLISLADLTFQGQTLRTSTLRSGEIFALILVLYFLLAQVIARGMRFLESRLAAGRDSGGAA, encoded by the coding sequence ATGCTGCCGCCCCTGGACCTTCTCCCCAGCCTTCTGACGGGACTCCTGGTGACGCTCCAGATCACCGCCGGCGCCGCGGTGGTGGCGTTGGCCTCCTCCTTCCTGGCGGGTCTCGGCCGCCTCTCGGGGCGCAAGTCGGTCCGGGGATTCTCGCGCCTCTACGTCGACGTCTTTCGGGGAACGTCGGCGCTGGTCCAGCTCTTCTGGGCCTTCTTCGCCCTTCCCCTGCTGGGAATCCGGCTCGAAGCGGTGACGGTGGGAATCCTGGTCCTGGGGCTGAATCTGGGTTCCTACGGATCGGAGATCGTCCGGTCGGCGATCCGCAATGTGTCCCGGTCCCAGTATGACGCGGCCCGGGCCCTGAACCTGAGCCGGGGCCAGACCCTCTGGAGAATCATCCTGCCTCAGGCCGCGCTGCGCATGATTCCGCCCTTCGGGAACCTCTTCATCGAACTCCTCAAGGGAACCGCCCTCGTCTCCCTCATCAGCTTGGCGGACCTCACGTTTCAGGGGCAGACGCTCCGGACGTCCACGCTGCGTTCCGGCGAAATCTTCGCCCTGATTCTGGTCCTCTACTTCCTGTTGGCCCAGGTGATCGCGAGAGGAATGAGATTTCTGGAGTCCAGGTTGGCGGCGGGACGGGACTCCGGGGGTGCGGCGTGA
- the ehuB gene encoding ectoine/hydroxyectoine ABC transporter substrate-binding protein EhuB, translating into MKTPLALFFSLLPFLLLGCSAANPPGGFDGTGPVRIGYSNEAPFAYYDNRTGQLTGESVEVTRRVLESMGYDRIEGVITEFASLIPGLKAGRFDLIAAGMWILPPRCREILFSEPLSCILQGMLVREGNPLNLHSYVDVTRHASARLGVVAGGVELMFARAAGIPESRLFIFPDQPSAVAGLQAGRVDANAGPAPAHRDLLRKPSATGLEAIDPFVQPRAAGLPARTCSGIGFRKEDKRHRDEFNRHLTAFIGTPEHLELIRAFGFTEAELPAGMTAEELCAVAR; encoded by the coding sequence ATGAAAACCCCTTTGGCCCTCTTTTTCTCTCTGTTGCCGTTTCTGCTGCTGGGTTGCTCCGCCGCAAACCCGCCGGGAGGCTTCGACGGGACCGGACCCGTCCGCATCGGCTACTCCAACGAGGCGCCGTTCGCCTACTACGACAACCGGACCGGACAACTGACGGGCGAGTCGGTGGAGGTGACGCGCCGGGTCCTGGAGTCAATGGGATACGACCGCATCGAGGGTGTCATCACCGAGTTCGCCTCTCTCATCCCGGGTCTCAAGGCGGGACGCTTCGACCTGATCGCCGCCGGCATGTGGATCCTGCCGCCCCGGTGCCGGGAGATCCTCTTTTCCGAACCCCTTTCCTGCATCCTCCAGGGAATGCTGGTGCGGGAGGGCAATCCGCTGAACCTCCACAGCTACGTGGACGTGACCCGGCATGCGAGCGCCCGGCTGGGGGTGGTGGCCGGAGGTGTGGAGCTCATGTTCGCCCGAGCCGCCGGCATTCCCGAGTCAAGGCTCTTCATCTTTCCGGACCAGCCCAGCGCCGTGGCCGGCCTCCAGGCCGGTCGGGTGGACGCCAATGCGGGGCCAGCGCCCGCCCACCGGGACCTGCTGCGCAAGCCCTCGGCCACGGGACTCGAGGCCATCGACCCGTTCGTGCAGCCCCGCGCAGCCGGACTCCCGGCCCGCACCTGCAGCGGGATCGGTTTCCGGAAAGAGGACAAGAGGCACCGGGACGAGTTCAACCGCCACCTCACCGCCTTCATCGGAACTCCCGAACACCTGGAGCTGATTCGCGCCTTCGGATTTACGGAAGCCGAGCTCCCCGCGGGAATGACGGCGGAAGAGCTCTGCGCGGTGGCTCGCTGA
- a CDS encoding YjhG/YagF family D-xylonate dehydratase, whose protein sequence is MGRDLDWGGVRTRSAGPEGQLPLTEEMLLHEPSGNLFGWTQDVGMGWSPGKVDRDAYLIVSTQGGLRDSDGTPLALGYHTGHWEIGLLAAAAAGVFRDQGARPYAAYCSDPCDGRSQGTEGMMDSLPYRNDAAVVLRRLVRSLPTRQGVLGIGTCDKGLPAVLMALAGCAELPGLIVPGGVTLPPTNGEDAGTVQTIGARFAHGLISLQDAAAMGCRACASPGGGCQFLGTAATAQVVAEGLGMALPHTALSPSGQPVWLDAARRSALALMRLRERGLPLSRILTPAALENAMLVHAAFGGSTNLLLHIPAIAHAAGLEPPRVEDWNRVNRSTPRLVDALPNGPRNHPTIQVFLAGGVPEVMLHLRDLGLLNLEARTTTGEKLGTVLDWWRDSRRRRDSRRVLRNSGEADVDRIIMDPETARRNGLTSTVVFPSGNLAPEGSVIKATAIDPSLVDERQVYRHRGPARVFCSEREAVRAIKGLGSRPIRSGDVLVLAGLGPSGTGMEEIYQVTSALKFIPWGKTVPVVTDARFSGVSTGPCIGHVGPEALAGGPIGRVRDGDLLELVIDRRRLEGRINFLGPEGEEVSESEADGILAGRELHPELAPHPRLPAETRLWAALQSASGGAWQGCVYDVDRIVQLLEAGRRAMGEGEAGSRADPPIQAGGR, encoded by the coding sequence GTGGGGCGGGATCTGGACTGGGGCGGAGTGCGGACCCGGAGCGCGGGGCCGGAGGGCCAATTGCCCCTGACTGAGGAGATGCTGCTTCACGAGCCCAGCGGCAACCTCTTCGGATGGACCCAGGACGTGGGGATGGGTTGGAGTCCCGGCAAGGTCGACCGGGACGCCTACCTGATCGTGAGCACTCAGGGCGGCCTGCGGGACAGCGATGGGACTCCGCTGGCCCTGGGGTACCACACCGGGCATTGGGAGATCGGCCTGCTGGCGGCGGCCGCCGCCGGCGTCTTCCGGGACCAGGGGGCCCGTCCCTATGCGGCCTATTGCAGCGATCCCTGCGACGGCCGGAGCCAGGGGACGGAGGGGATGATGGACAGCCTCCCCTACCGCAACGACGCTGCCGTGGTCCTGAGGCGGCTGGTGAGGTCCCTCCCGACCCGGCAGGGCGTCTTGGGAATCGGGACCTGCGACAAGGGGTTGCCGGCCGTCCTCATGGCGCTGGCGGGCTGCGCCGAGTTGCCGGGACTGATCGTCCCCGGCGGCGTGACCCTGCCTCCCACCAACGGGGAAGACGCGGGAACGGTCCAGACCATCGGCGCCCGTTTCGCCCACGGACTCATCAGCCTGCAGGACGCCGCCGCCATGGGGTGCCGGGCCTGCGCCTCTCCGGGAGGCGGCTGCCAGTTTCTGGGGACGGCGGCCACCGCGCAGGTGGTGGCCGAGGGACTGGGAATGGCTCTGCCTCACACGGCCCTGAGTCCGTCGGGGCAGCCGGTCTGGCTGGACGCGGCCCGGCGGTCGGCCCTGGCGCTCATGCGGCTCAGGGAACGCGGCCTGCCCCTGTCCCGGATTCTGACTCCGGCGGCTCTGGAAAACGCCATGCTGGTCCATGCGGCTTTTGGGGGCTCCACCAACCTGTTGCTCCATATTCCGGCCATCGCGCACGCCGCCGGTCTGGAACCGCCCCGGGTCGAGGACTGGAACCGGGTCAACCGAAGCACGCCCCGCCTCGTGGACGCCCTGCCCAACGGGCCCCGCAACCATCCCACCATCCAGGTCTTCCTGGCCGGCGGAGTGCCGGAAGTGATGCTCCACCTTCGGGACCTGGGCCTCCTGAACCTGGAAGCGAGGACCACGACGGGCGAGAAGCTGGGAACGGTGCTGGACTGGTGGCGGGACAGCCGAAGGCGGCGGGACAGCCGCCGGGTCCTGCGGAATTCCGGCGAGGCGGACGTGGACCGGATCATCATGGACCCGGAGACGGCCCGCCGGAACGGACTCACCAGCACCGTCGTCTTTCCTTCGGGGAATCTGGCGCCCGAGGGTTCGGTGATCAAGGCCACCGCCATCGATCCCAGCCTGGTGGACGAGCGCCAGGTCTACCGGCACCGCGGACCGGCCCGGGTCTTCTGCTCGGAGCGGGAGGCGGTGAGGGCCATCAAGGGCCTGGGGTCCCGGCCCATCCGGTCGGGCGACGTCCTGGTCCTGGCCGGCCTGGGACCTTCAGGGACCGGCATGGAGGAGATCTACCAGGTCACCTCGGCCCTCAAGTTCATTCCCTGGGGCAAGACGGTGCCCGTCGTCACCGATGCCCGCTTCTCGGGAGTGTCCACCGGCCCCTGTATCGGCCATGTGGGACCGGAAGCGTTGGCCGGCGGACCCATCGGCCGTGTCCGGGACGGGGACCTGCTGGAACTGGTCATCGACCGCCGGCGGCTGGAGGGCCGGATCAACTTCCTGGGACCCGAAGGGGAAGAGGTCTCCGAGTCTGAGGCCGACGGAATTCTCGCGGGAAGGGAACTGCATCCCGAGCTCGCCCCTCATCCCCGCCTGCCCGCTGAGACCCGGCTCTGGGCGGCGCTCCAGTCGGCCAGCGGCGGAGCCTGGCAGGGTTGCGTCTACGACGTGGATCGGATCGTCCAGCTCCTGGAGGCGGGCCGCCGGGCGATGGGAGAAGGTGAGGCAGGTTCGAGAGCTGATCCTCCAATACAAGCTGGGGGCCGATGA
- a CDS encoding type II toxin-antitoxin system HicB family antitoxin: MYKYEIILYWNNEDQAFVAEAPELPGCMAHGDNQESALENIKEAMRFWIDRARELGRPVPEP, from the coding sequence ATGTACAAGTACGAGATCATTCTGTACTGGAACAACGAAGATCAAGCCTTCGTCGCCGAGGCGCCCGAGTTGCCCGGGTGCATGGCGCATGGAGACAATCAAGAGTCCGCGCTGGAGAACATCAAGGAAGCGATGCGATTCTGGATCGATAGGGCACGGGAGTTGGGAAGACCCGTGCCGGAACCCTAG
- a CDS encoding sodium/solute symporter (Members of the Solute:Sodium Symporter (SSS), TC 2.A.21 as described in tcdb.org, catalyze solute:Na+ symport. Known solutes for members of the family include sugars, amino acids, nucleosides, inositols, vitamins, urea or anions, depending on the system.) yields MLHYLRWPDFVVICLNLGAMIAIGIYTSRRSKSSEAYFLAGRSMPGWVVGISLMSTIISSMTFLAMPGFAYQGDWRYVPGHMTYLIANLAALFLFMPFFRAGRFPSAYAYLERRFGTWARLYAGAGFILFQVFRLGVILYAVSLAIETLSGFPLPLIIVVFGVLVAFYTTAGGLEAVIWTDVLQGVALVGGGLLCVPVVATLLPGGLEQILTEASAAGKFSIGDTHFSWDEKTLWVTTLLYFFLFLQIMSTDQMTVQRYSAMKTDREARKGVILGAFSTISVWCYFTFVGTALYVFYNHFPAPELSGMAPEQVFPFFILTQMPAGLAGLIVSGLLAAAMSTLDSSINASSATVTTDFYRRLVAPDRDEAHYVTVGRWLSVVFGAVMIGAALTIYLTRTETLMDLQSLLMSILSGGLLGLFLLGFLTRRVDSRSAAAATVFVVAGVCLWVFVGSETGARIWPALAGFFPDRFWIIVLANLALLGLGYLISWLPRKSPVRDLTNLTVWTQKKRPSG; encoded by the coding sequence ATGCTGCACTATCTGAGGTGGCCCGATTTTGTGGTCATCTGCCTGAACCTGGGAGCCATGATCGCCATCGGGATCTACACCTCCCGCCGCAGCAAGTCGTCGGAGGCCTACTTCCTGGCCGGCCGCAGCATGCCCGGTTGGGTGGTGGGGATCTCCCTGATGTCCACCATCATCAGTTCCATGACCTTCCTGGCCATGCCCGGGTTCGCCTACCAGGGGGACTGGCGTTACGTCCCCGGGCACATGACCTACCTCATCGCCAACCTTGCGGCGCTGTTTCTGTTCATGCCCTTCTTCCGGGCCGGCCGGTTCCCGTCGGCCTACGCCTACCTGGAGCGCCGCTTCGGCACCTGGGCCCGGCTCTACGCCGGCGCCGGTTTCATCCTCTTCCAGGTGTTCCGTCTGGGGGTCATCCTCTACGCCGTCTCGCTGGCCATCGAGACCCTCAGCGGATTTCCGCTCCCCCTCATCATCGTGGTCTTCGGCGTCCTGGTGGCCTTCTACACCACGGCCGGCGGACTGGAGGCGGTGATCTGGACCGATGTGCTCCAGGGGGTGGCCCTGGTGGGAGGCGGGCTCCTGTGCGTGCCGGTGGTGGCCACGCTCCTTCCGGGAGGGTTGGAGCAGATCCTGACCGAGGCGTCTGCGGCCGGGAAATTCTCCATCGGAGACACCCATTTCTCCTGGGACGAGAAGACGCTCTGGGTCACGACGCTGCTCTACTTCTTCCTCTTCCTCCAGATCATGAGCACCGACCAGATGACGGTCCAACGCTACTCCGCCATGAAGACGGACCGCGAAGCCCGGAAAGGGGTCATCCTGGGCGCCTTCTCCACGATTTCGGTCTGGTGCTATTTCACCTTCGTGGGAACCGCCCTCTACGTCTTCTACAATCACTTCCCGGCCCCGGAGTTGTCCGGTATGGCGCCCGAGCAGGTCTTTCCCTTCTTCATCCTCACCCAGATGCCGGCCGGTCTGGCCGGGCTGATCGTTTCGGGTCTGCTGGCCGCGGCCATGTCCACCCTCGACTCCAGCATCAACGCCTCCTCCGCCACCGTGACCACCGACTTCTACCGGCGGCTGGTGGCGCCGGATCGGGACGAGGCGCACTACGTCACGGTGGGCCGCTGGCTCTCGGTGGTCTTCGGGGCGGTCATGATCGGTGCTGCGCTGACCATCTACCTCACCCGCACCGAGACCCTGATGGACCTCCAGAGCCTCCTCATGTCCATTCTCAGCGGCGGACTGCTGGGACTCTTCCTGCTGGGTTTCCTCACTCGCCGGGTGGACAGCCGGTCGGCCGCCGCGGCCACCGTCTTCGTCGTGGCCGGTGTCTGTCTCTGGGTCTTCGTGGGCAGCGAGACGGGCGCCCGAATCTGGCCGGCGCTGGCCGGGTTCTTTCCCGACCGGTTCTGGATCATCGTCCTGGCCAACCTGGCACTGCTGGGACTGGGATACCTGATCAGCTGGCTCCCGCGGAAGAGCCCGGTCCGGGACCTGACGAATCTCACCGTCTGGACTCAGAAAAAGCGACCGTCAGGTTAG